In Sander lucioperca isolate FBNREF2018 chromosome 12, SLUC_FBN_1.2, whole genome shotgun sequence, one DNA window encodes the following:
- the LOC116043484 gene encoding rap1 GTPase-activating protein 1 isoform X8, with protein MPQRKRSFTFGAYGGVDKTFSKARSIWKQDGSDPRISATLEPQLFQPTLPYTTSPFHKTPDLFAMIEKIQGKRMDEQRCTFPPPLKTEEDYIPYPSVHEVLGRKSPFPLILLPQFGGYWIEGTNHEMSDTVETEQPQPQSPNTRTKLECNTTATIFRKHFLGKEHFNYYSVDSALGHLVFSLKYDVIGDQEHLRLMLRTKLKTYHDVIPISCLTEFPNVVQMAKLVCEEVNVDRFFPVLYPKASRLIVTFDEHVISNNFKFGVIYQKFGQTSEEELFGNSEESPAFVEFLEFLGEKIELHNFKGFRGGLDVTHGQTGAESVYCNYRNKEVMFHVSTKLPYTDGDTQQLQRKRHIGNDIVAILFQEENTPFVPDMIASNFLHAYIVVQVVNPCSDNVLYKVSVTARDDVPFFGPALPNPAVFKKSPEFHEFLFMKLINAEYACCKAEKFSKLEERTRSALLETLYEELHVNSQAMMGVGGDDDKLENGSAGGGGFFESFKRVIRSRSQSMDATGLTFKKPHTFSTSFNSSFNHEPAESPKYPGISLIVPGKSPTRKKSGPFSSRRSSAIGIENIQEVHEKSQESSPNTQKTPDSGHVSQDPKSDNSSNQSSPEALTTTKNSSYLGGRAPSIPEGHDLSRSSSNASSFASVVEENETEATEDYDTGMESLSSAGTPHKRDSFTYNTWLEDNISSTCTSSHGSTPGPGKPERGKGTDVRIKLERPHDHQSSSNC; from the exons ACTCCAGATTTATTTGCAATGATTGAAAAGATACAG gGCAAAAGGATGGATGAGCAGAGGTGCACCTTTCCTCCCCCACTCAAG ACAGAGGAGGACTACATTCCATACCCAAGTGTCCATGAG GTGTTGGGCAGAAAAAGCCCCtttcctctcatcctcctcccGCAGTTTGGGGGTTACTGGATCGAGGGGACTAACCATGAGATGAGTGACACAGTGGAAACAGAACAGCCGCAGCCTCAGTCTCCGAACACCCGCACCAAGCTGGAATGTAACACAACAGCTACGATCTTCCGGAAACACTTCCTGGGAAAG GAACACTTTAATTACTATTCAGTGGACAGCGCCCTTGGACATCTGGTGTTCTCTCTAAAGTATGATGTTATTGGTGACCAGGAACATCTCCGTCTGATGCTCAG GACCAAGCTGAAAACCTACCATGATGTGATCCCCATTTCCTGTCTGACAGAGTTTCCCAATGTGGTCCAAATGGCCAAG CTCGTCTGTGAAGAGGTCAATGTGGACCGCTTTTTTCCTGTCCTTTATCCAAAA gcttCAAGACTTATTGTCACTTTCGATGAACATGTGATAAGCAACAATTTCAAGTTTGGGGTCATTTATCAAAAGTTTGGACAG ACTTCAGAGGAAGAGCTGTTTGGCAACAGTGAAGAGAGTCCTGCCTTTGTAGAATTCCTGGAGTTTCTAGGAGAGAAAATTGAGCTGcacaactttaaagg TTTCCGCGGAGGGTTAGACGTGACTCACGGGCAGACTGGCGCGGAATCTGTCTACTGCAACTACCGTAACAAAGAGGTCATGTTCCACGTGTCCACAAAGCTGCCTTACACAGATGGGGACACCCAGCAG TTGCAGAGAAAGAGGCACATAGGAAACGACATTGTGGCCATCTTATTCCAAGAGGAAAACACTCCCTTTGTACCAGACATGATCGCCTCCAACTTTCTCCATGCCTACATTGTGGTCCAAGTAGTCAACCCCTGCTCTGACAATGTTCTCTACAAG GTGTCAGTGACAGCACGGGATGATGTACCTTTCTTTGGCCCGGCACTCCCAAACCCTGCTGTCTTTAAAAAA AGCCCTGAATTTCATGAATTCCTTTTTATGAAGCTCATCAATGCAGAGTATGCCTGCTGCAAAGCCGAGAAATTTTCCAAATTAGAG gaacGAACGAGGTCGGCCTTGTTAGAGACCCTTTATGAGGAGCTCCATGTGAACAGTCAGGCCATGATGGGTGTCGGAGGAGACGACGACAAACTGGAAAATGGCAGTGCAGGAGGAGGGGGCTTCTTTGAGTCCTTCAAG CGGGTGATCCGCAGCAGGAGCCAGTCTATGGATGCCACGGGTCTTACTTTCAAGAAGCCGCACACATTCTCCACTAGCTTCAACAGCAGCTTTAACCACGAGCCCGCAGAGAGCCCCAAATACCCAGGGATA TCTTTGATTGTCCCAGGGAAAAGCCCAACCAGGAAAAAGTCTGGTCCTTTCAGCTCCAGGCGAAGCAGTGCCATCGGTATTGAAAACATCCAAGAAGTCCATGAGAAGAG TCAAGAAAGCTCCCCAAATACCCAGAAGACCCCTGACAGCGGTCACGTCTCTCAAGACCCCAAATCTGACAACTCGTCCAATCAGAGCTCCCCCGAGGCTCTTACAACCACCAAGAACAG TTCTTATCTCGGTGGCAGGGCCCCATCCATCCCCGAGGGTCATGACCTCTCCCGCTCCTCCTCCAACGCTAGTAGCTTCGCCAGTGTGGTGGAGGAGAACGAGACAGAGGCCACAGAGGACTATGACACAGGCATG GAGAGTCTGTCGTCTGCCGGGACGCCACACAAGCGAGACTCCTTCACCTACAACACCTGGCTAGAGGACAACATCAGCAGCACCTGTACCAGCAGTCATGGTAGCACCCCAG GGCCTGGAAAACCTGAACGAGGGAAGGGGACGGATGTCCGTATCAAACTGGAACGACCACACGACCATCAGTCCTCATCA AACTGTTAA
- the LOC116043484 gene encoding rap1 GTPase-activating protein 1 isoform X9 — protein sequence MPQRKRSFTFGAYGGVDKTFSKARSIWKQDGSDPRISATLEPQLFQPTLPYTTSPFHKTPDLFAMIEKIQGKRMDEQRCTFPPPLKTEEDYIPYPSVHEVLGRKSPFPLILLPQFGGYWIEGTNHEMSDTVETEQPQPQSPNTRTKLECNTTATIFRKHFLGKEHFNYYSVDSALGHLVFSLKYDVIGDQEHLRLMLRTKLKTYHDVIPISCLTEFPNVVQMAKLVCEEVNVDRFFPVLYPKASRLIVTFDEHVISNNFKFGVIYQKFGQTSEEELFGNSEESPAFVEFLEFLGEKIELHNFKGFRGGLDVTHGQTGAESVYCNYRNKEVMFHVSTKLPYTDGDTQQLQRKRHIGNDIVAILFQEENTPFVPDMIASNFLHAYIVVQVVNPCSDNVLYKVSVTARDDVPFFGPALPNPAVFKKSPEFHEFLFMKLINAEYACCKAEKFSKLEERTRSALLETLYEELHVNSQAMMGVGGDDDKLENGSAGGGGFFESFKRVIRSRSQSMDATGLTFKKPHTFSTSFNSSFNHEPAESPKYPGISLIVPGKSPTRKKSGPFSSRRSSAIGIENIQEVHEKSQESSPNTQKTPDSGHVSQDPKSDNSSNQSSPEALTTTKNRAPSIPEGHDLSRSSSNASSFASVVEENETEATEDYDTGMESLSSAGTPHKRDSFTYNTWLEDNISSTCTSSHGSTPGPGKPERGKGTDVRIKLERPHDHQSSSNC from the exons ACTCCAGATTTATTTGCAATGATTGAAAAGATACAG gGCAAAAGGATGGATGAGCAGAGGTGCACCTTTCCTCCCCCACTCAAG ACAGAGGAGGACTACATTCCATACCCAAGTGTCCATGAG GTGTTGGGCAGAAAAAGCCCCtttcctctcatcctcctcccGCAGTTTGGGGGTTACTGGATCGAGGGGACTAACCATGAGATGAGTGACACAGTGGAAACAGAACAGCCGCAGCCTCAGTCTCCGAACACCCGCACCAAGCTGGAATGTAACACAACAGCTACGATCTTCCGGAAACACTTCCTGGGAAAG GAACACTTTAATTACTATTCAGTGGACAGCGCCCTTGGACATCTGGTGTTCTCTCTAAAGTATGATGTTATTGGTGACCAGGAACATCTCCGTCTGATGCTCAG GACCAAGCTGAAAACCTACCATGATGTGATCCCCATTTCCTGTCTGACAGAGTTTCCCAATGTGGTCCAAATGGCCAAG CTCGTCTGTGAAGAGGTCAATGTGGACCGCTTTTTTCCTGTCCTTTATCCAAAA gcttCAAGACTTATTGTCACTTTCGATGAACATGTGATAAGCAACAATTTCAAGTTTGGGGTCATTTATCAAAAGTTTGGACAG ACTTCAGAGGAAGAGCTGTTTGGCAACAGTGAAGAGAGTCCTGCCTTTGTAGAATTCCTGGAGTTTCTAGGAGAGAAAATTGAGCTGcacaactttaaagg TTTCCGCGGAGGGTTAGACGTGACTCACGGGCAGACTGGCGCGGAATCTGTCTACTGCAACTACCGTAACAAAGAGGTCATGTTCCACGTGTCCACAAAGCTGCCTTACACAGATGGGGACACCCAGCAG TTGCAGAGAAAGAGGCACATAGGAAACGACATTGTGGCCATCTTATTCCAAGAGGAAAACACTCCCTTTGTACCAGACATGATCGCCTCCAACTTTCTCCATGCCTACATTGTGGTCCAAGTAGTCAACCCCTGCTCTGACAATGTTCTCTACAAG GTGTCAGTGACAGCACGGGATGATGTACCTTTCTTTGGCCCGGCACTCCCAAACCCTGCTGTCTTTAAAAAA AGCCCTGAATTTCATGAATTCCTTTTTATGAAGCTCATCAATGCAGAGTATGCCTGCTGCAAAGCCGAGAAATTTTCCAAATTAGAG gaacGAACGAGGTCGGCCTTGTTAGAGACCCTTTATGAGGAGCTCCATGTGAACAGTCAGGCCATGATGGGTGTCGGAGGAGACGACGACAAACTGGAAAATGGCAGTGCAGGAGGAGGGGGCTTCTTTGAGTCCTTCAAG CGGGTGATCCGCAGCAGGAGCCAGTCTATGGATGCCACGGGTCTTACTTTCAAGAAGCCGCACACATTCTCCACTAGCTTCAACAGCAGCTTTAACCACGAGCCCGCAGAGAGCCCCAAATACCCAGGGATA TCTTTGATTGTCCCAGGGAAAAGCCCAACCAGGAAAAAGTCTGGTCCTTTCAGCTCCAGGCGAAGCAGTGCCATCGGTATTGAAAACATCCAAGAAGTCCATGAGAAGAG TCAAGAAAGCTCCCCAAATACCCAGAAGACCCCTGACAGCGGTCACGTCTCTCAAGACCCCAAATCTGACAACTCGTCCAATCAGAGCTCCCCCGAGGCTCTTACAACCACCAAGAACAG GGCCCCATCCATCCCCGAGGGTCATGACCTCTCCCGCTCCTCCTCCAACGCTAGTAGCTTCGCCAGTGTGGTGGAGGAGAACGAGACAGAGGCCACAGAGGACTATGACACAGGCATG GAGAGTCTGTCGTCTGCCGGGACGCCACACAAGCGAGACTCCTTCACCTACAACACCTGGCTAGAGGACAACATCAGCAGCACCTGTACCAGCAGTCATGGTAGCACCCCAG GGCCTGGAAAACCTGAACGAGGGAAGGGGACGGATGTCCGTATCAAACTGGAACGACCACACGACCATCAGTCCTCATCA AACTGTTAA
- the LOC116043484 gene encoding rap1 GTPase-activating protein 1 isoform X4 codes for MPCSPFRIGRPRKFWKQDGSDPRISATLEPQLFQPTLPYTTSPFHKTPDLFAMIEKIQGKRMDEQRCTFPPPLKTEEDYIPYPSVHEVLGRKSPFPLILLPQFGGYWIEGTNHEMSDTVETEQPQPQSPNTRTKLECNTTATIFRKHFLGKEHFNYYSVDSALGHLVFSLKYDVIGDQEHLRLMLRTKLKTYHDVIPISCLTEFPNVVQMAKLVCEEVNVDRFFPVLYPKASRLIVTFDEHVISNNFKFGVIYQKFGQTSEEELFGNSEESPAFVEFLEFLGEKIELHNFKGFRGGLDVTHGQTGAESVYCNYRNKEVMFHVSTKLPYTDGDTQQLQRKRHIGNDIVAILFQEENTPFVPDMIASNFLHAYIVVQVVNPCSDNVLYKVSVTARDDVPFFGPALPNPAVFKKSPEFHEFLFMKLINAEYACCKAEKFSKLEERTRSALLETLYEELHVNSQAMMGVGGDDDKLENGSAGGGGFFESFKRVIRSRSQSMDATGLTFKKPHTFSTSFNSSFNHEPAESPKYPGISLLVPGKSPSKYGRRGSAIGIGTVEESLIVPGKSPTRKKSGPFSSRRSSAIGIENIQEVHEKSQESSPNTQKTPDSGHVSQDPKSDNSSNQSSPEALTTTKNSSYLGGRAPSIPEGHDLSRSSSNASSFASVVEENETEATEDYDTGMESLSSAGTPHKRDSFTYNTWLEDNISSTCTSSHGSTPGPGKPERGKGTDVRIKLERPHDHQSSSNC; via the exons ACTCCAGATTTATTTGCAATGATTGAAAAGATACAG gGCAAAAGGATGGATGAGCAGAGGTGCACCTTTCCTCCCCCACTCAAG ACAGAGGAGGACTACATTCCATACCCAAGTGTCCATGAG GTGTTGGGCAGAAAAAGCCCCtttcctctcatcctcctcccGCAGTTTGGGGGTTACTGGATCGAGGGGACTAACCATGAGATGAGTGACACAGTGGAAACAGAACAGCCGCAGCCTCAGTCTCCGAACACCCGCACCAAGCTGGAATGTAACACAACAGCTACGATCTTCCGGAAACACTTCCTGGGAAAG GAACACTTTAATTACTATTCAGTGGACAGCGCCCTTGGACATCTGGTGTTCTCTCTAAAGTATGATGTTATTGGTGACCAGGAACATCTCCGTCTGATGCTCAG GACCAAGCTGAAAACCTACCATGATGTGATCCCCATTTCCTGTCTGACAGAGTTTCCCAATGTGGTCCAAATGGCCAAG CTCGTCTGTGAAGAGGTCAATGTGGACCGCTTTTTTCCTGTCCTTTATCCAAAA gcttCAAGACTTATTGTCACTTTCGATGAACATGTGATAAGCAACAATTTCAAGTTTGGGGTCATTTATCAAAAGTTTGGACAG ACTTCAGAGGAAGAGCTGTTTGGCAACAGTGAAGAGAGTCCTGCCTTTGTAGAATTCCTGGAGTTTCTAGGAGAGAAAATTGAGCTGcacaactttaaagg TTTCCGCGGAGGGTTAGACGTGACTCACGGGCAGACTGGCGCGGAATCTGTCTACTGCAACTACCGTAACAAAGAGGTCATGTTCCACGTGTCCACAAAGCTGCCTTACACAGATGGGGACACCCAGCAG TTGCAGAGAAAGAGGCACATAGGAAACGACATTGTGGCCATCTTATTCCAAGAGGAAAACACTCCCTTTGTACCAGACATGATCGCCTCCAACTTTCTCCATGCCTACATTGTGGTCCAAGTAGTCAACCCCTGCTCTGACAATGTTCTCTACAAG GTGTCAGTGACAGCACGGGATGATGTACCTTTCTTTGGCCCGGCACTCCCAAACCCTGCTGTCTTTAAAAAA AGCCCTGAATTTCATGAATTCCTTTTTATGAAGCTCATCAATGCAGAGTATGCCTGCTGCAAAGCCGAGAAATTTTCCAAATTAGAG gaacGAACGAGGTCGGCCTTGTTAGAGACCCTTTATGAGGAGCTCCATGTGAACAGTCAGGCCATGATGGGTGTCGGAGGAGACGACGACAAACTGGAAAATGGCAGTGCAGGAGGAGGGGGCTTCTTTGAGTCCTTCAAG CGGGTGATCCGCAGCAGGAGCCAGTCTATGGATGCCACGGGTCTTACTTTCAAGAAGCCGCACACATTCTCCACTAGCTTCAACAGCAGCTTTAACCACGAGCCCGCAGAGAGCCCCAAATACCCAGGGATA TCATTGCTTGTCCCAGGCAAAAGTCCCAGTAAATATGGACGTCGAGGCAGTGCCATAGGGATAGGAACAGTAGAAGAG TCTTTGATTGTCCCAGGGAAAAGCCCAACCAGGAAAAAGTCTGGTCCTTTCAGCTCCAGGCGAAGCAGTGCCATCGGTATTGAAAACATCCAAGAAGTCCATGAGAAGAG TCAAGAAAGCTCCCCAAATACCCAGAAGACCCCTGACAGCGGTCACGTCTCTCAAGACCCCAAATCTGACAACTCGTCCAATCAGAGCTCCCCCGAGGCTCTTACAACCACCAAGAACAG TTCTTATCTCGGTGGCAGGGCCCCATCCATCCCCGAGGGTCATGACCTCTCCCGCTCCTCCTCCAACGCTAGTAGCTTCGCCAGTGTGGTGGAGGAGAACGAGACAGAGGCCACAGAGGACTATGACACAGGCATG GAGAGTCTGTCGTCTGCCGGGACGCCACACAAGCGAGACTCCTTCACCTACAACACCTGGCTAGAGGACAACATCAGCAGCACCTGTACCAGCAGTCATGGTAGCACCCCAG GGCCTGGAAAACCTGAACGAGGGAAGGGGACGGATGTCCGTATCAAACTGGAACGACCACACGACCATCAGTCCTCATCA AACTGTTAA
- the LOC116043484 gene encoding rap1 GTPase-activating protein 1 isoform X5 produces the protein MPQRKRSFTFGAYGGKQDGSDPRISATLEPQLFQPTLPYTTSPFHKTPDLFAMIEKIQGKRMDEQRCTFPPPLKTEEDYIPYPSVHEVLGRKSPFPLILLPQFGGYWIEGTNHEMSDTVETEQPQPQSPNTRTKLECNTTATIFRKHFLGKEHFNYYSVDSALGHLVFSLKYDVIGDQEHLRLMLRTKLKTYHDVIPISCLTEFPNVVQMAKLVCEEVNVDRFFPVLYPKASRLIVTFDEHVISNNFKFGVIYQKFGQTSEEELFGNSEESPAFVEFLEFLGEKIELHNFKGFRGGLDVTHGQTGAESVYCNYRNKEVMFHVSTKLPYTDGDTQQLQRKRHIGNDIVAILFQEENTPFVPDMIASNFLHAYIVVQVVNPCSDNVLYKVSVTARDDVPFFGPALPNPAVFKKSPEFHEFLFMKLINAEYACCKAEKFSKLEERTRSALLETLYEELHVNSQAMMGVGGDDDKLENGSAGGGGFFESFKRVIRSRSQSMDATGLTFKKPHTFSTSFNSSFNHEPAESPKYPGISLLVPGKSPSKYGRRGSAIGIGTVEESLIVPGKSPTRKKSGPFSSRRSSAIGIENIQEVHEKSQESSPNTQKTPDSGHVSQDPKSDNSSNQSSPEALTTTKNSSYLGGRAPSIPEGHDLSRSSSNASSFASVVEENETEATEDYDTGMESLSSAGTPHKRDSFTYNTWLEDNISSTCTSSHGSTPGPGKPERGKGTDVRIKLERPHDHQSSSNC, from the exons ACTCCAGATTTATTTGCAATGATTGAAAAGATACAG gGCAAAAGGATGGATGAGCAGAGGTGCACCTTTCCTCCCCCACTCAAG ACAGAGGAGGACTACATTCCATACCCAAGTGTCCATGAG GTGTTGGGCAGAAAAAGCCCCtttcctctcatcctcctcccGCAGTTTGGGGGTTACTGGATCGAGGGGACTAACCATGAGATGAGTGACACAGTGGAAACAGAACAGCCGCAGCCTCAGTCTCCGAACACCCGCACCAAGCTGGAATGTAACACAACAGCTACGATCTTCCGGAAACACTTCCTGGGAAAG GAACACTTTAATTACTATTCAGTGGACAGCGCCCTTGGACATCTGGTGTTCTCTCTAAAGTATGATGTTATTGGTGACCAGGAACATCTCCGTCTGATGCTCAG GACCAAGCTGAAAACCTACCATGATGTGATCCCCATTTCCTGTCTGACAGAGTTTCCCAATGTGGTCCAAATGGCCAAG CTCGTCTGTGAAGAGGTCAATGTGGACCGCTTTTTTCCTGTCCTTTATCCAAAA gcttCAAGACTTATTGTCACTTTCGATGAACATGTGATAAGCAACAATTTCAAGTTTGGGGTCATTTATCAAAAGTTTGGACAG ACTTCAGAGGAAGAGCTGTTTGGCAACAGTGAAGAGAGTCCTGCCTTTGTAGAATTCCTGGAGTTTCTAGGAGAGAAAATTGAGCTGcacaactttaaagg TTTCCGCGGAGGGTTAGACGTGACTCACGGGCAGACTGGCGCGGAATCTGTCTACTGCAACTACCGTAACAAAGAGGTCATGTTCCACGTGTCCACAAAGCTGCCTTACACAGATGGGGACACCCAGCAG TTGCAGAGAAAGAGGCACATAGGAAACGACATTGTGGCCATCTTATTCCAAGAGGAAAACACTCCCTTTGTACCAGACATGATCGCCTCCAACTTTCTCCATGCCTACATTGTGGTCCAAGTAGTCAACCCCTGCTCTGACAATGTTCTCTACAAG GTGTCAGTGACAGCACGGGATGATGTACCTTTCTTTGGCCCGGCACTCCCAAACCCTGCTGTCTTTAAAAAA AGCCCTGAATTTCATGAATTCCTTTTTATGAAGCTCATCAATGCAGAGTATGCCTGCTGCAAAGCCGAGAAATTTTCCAAATTAGAG gaacGAACGAGGTCGGCCTTGTTAGAGACCCTTTATGAGGAGCTCCATGTGAACAGTCAGGCCATGATGGGTGTCGGAGGAGACGACGACAAACTGGAAAATGGCAGTGCAGGAGGAGGGGGCTTCTTTGAGTCCTTCAAG CGGGTGATCCGCAGCAGGAGCCAGTCTATGGATGCCACGGGTCTTACTTTCAAGAAGCCGCACACATTCTCCACTAGCTTCAACAGCAGCTTTAACCACGAGCCCGCAGAGAGCCCCAAATACCCAGGGATA TCATTGCTTGTCCCAGGCAAAAGTCCCAGTAAATATGGACGTCGAGGCAGTGCCATAGGGATAGGAACAGTAGAAGAG TCTTTGATTGTCCCAGGGAAAAGCCCAACCAGGAAAAAGTCTGGTCCTTTCAGCTCCAGGCGAAGCAGTGCCATCGGTATTGAAAACATCCAAGAAGTCCATGAGAAGAG TCAAGAAAGCTCCCCAAATACCCAGAAGACCCCTGACAGCGGTCACGTCTCTCAAGACCCCAAATCTGACAACTCGTCCAATCAGAGCTCCCCCGAGGCTCTTACAACCACCAAGAACAG TTCTTATCTCGGTGGCAGGGCCCCATCCATCCCCGAGGGTCATGACCTCTCCCGCTCCTCCTCCAACGCTAGTAGCTTCGCCAGTGTGGTGGAGGAGAACGAGACAGAGGCCACAGAGGACTATGACACAGGCATG GAGAGTCTGTCGTCTGCCGGGACGCCACACAAGCGAGACTCCTTCACCTACAACACCTGGCTAGAGGACAACATCAGCAGCACCTGTACCAGCAGTCATGGTAGCACCCCAG GGCCTGGAAAACCTGAACGAGGGAAGGGGACGGATGTCCGTATCAAACTGGAACGACCACACGACCATCAGTCCTCATCA AACTGTTAA
- the LOC116043484 gene encoding rap1 GTPase-activating protein 1 isoform X3 encodes MPQRKRSFTFGAYGGVDKTFSKARSIWKQDGSDPRISATLEPQLFQPTLPYTTSPFHKGKRMDEQRCTFPPPLKTEEDYIPYPSVHEVLGRKSPFPLILLPQFGGYWIEGTNHEMSDTVETEQPQPQSPNTRTKLECNTTATIFRKHFLGKEHFNYYSVDSALGHLVFSLKYDVIGDQEHLRLMLRTKLKTYHDVIPISCLTEFPNVVQMAKLVCEEVNVDRFFPVLYPKASRLIVTFDEHVISNNFKFGVIYQKFGQTSEEELFGNSEESPAFVEFLEFLGEKIELHNFKGFRGGLDVTHGQTGAESVYCNYRNKEVMFHVSTKLPYTDGDTQQLQRKRHIGNDIVAILFQEENTPFVPDMIASNFLHAYIVVQVVNPCSDNVLYKVSVTARDDVPFFGPALPNPAVFKKSPEFHEFLFMKLINAEYACCKAEKFSKLEERTRSALLETLYEELHVNSQAMMGVGGDDDKLENGSAGGGGFFESFKRVIRSRSQSMDATGLTFKKPHTFSTSFNSSFNHEPAESPKYPGISLLVPGKSPSKYGRRGSAIGIGTVEESLIVPGKSPTRKKSGPFSSRRSSAIGIENIQEVHEKSQESSPNTQKTPDSGHVSQDPKSDNSSNQSSPEALTTTKNSSYLGGRAPSIPEGHDLSRSSSNASSFASVVEENETEATEDYDTGMESLSSAGTPHKRDSFTYNTWLEDNISSTCTSSHGSTPGPGKPERGKGTDVRIKLERPHDHQSSSNC; translated from the exons gGCAAAAGGATGGATGAGCAGAGGTGCACCTTTCCTCCCCCACTCAAG ACAGAGGAGGACTACATTCCATACCCAAGTGTCCATGAG GTGTTGGGCAGAAAAAGCCCCtttcctctcatcctcctcccGCAGTTTGGGGGTTACTGGATCGAGGGGACTAACCATGAGATGAGTGACACAGTGGAAACAGAACAGCCGCAGCCTCAGTCTCCGAACACCCGCACCAAGCTGGAATGTAACACAACAGCTACGATCTTCCGGAAACACTTCCTGGGAAAG GAACACTTTAATTACTATTCAGTGGACAGCGCCCTTGGACATCTGGTGTTCTCTCTAAAGTATGATGTTATTGGTGACCAGGAACATCTCCGTCTGATGCTCAG GACCAAGCTGAAAACCTACCATGATGTGATCCCCATTTCCTGTCTGACAGAGTTTCCCAATGTGGTCCAAATGGCCAAG CTCGTCTGTGAAGAGGTCAATGTGGACCGCTTTTTTCCTGTCCTTTATCCAAAA gcttCAAGACTTATTGTCACTTTCGATGAACATGTGATAAGCAACAATTTCAAGTTTGGGGTCATTTATCAAAAGTTTGGACAG ACTTCAGAGGAAGAGCTGTTTGGCAACAGTGAAGAGAGTCCTGCCTTTGTAGAATTCCTGGAGTTTCTAGGAGAGAAAATTGAGCTGcacaactttaaagg TTTCCGCGGAGGGTTAGACGTGACTCACGGGCAGACTGGCGCGGAATCTGTCTACTGCAACTACCGTAACAAAGAGGTCATGTTCCACGTGTCCACAAAGCTGCCTTACACAGATGGGGACACCCAGCAG TTGCAGAGAAAGAGGCACATAGGAAACGACATTGTGGCCATCTTATTCCAAGAGGAAAACACTCCCTTTGTACCAGACATGATCGCCTCCAACTTTCTCCATGCCTACATTGTGGTCCAAGTAGTCAACCCCTGCTCTGACAATGTTCTCTACAAG GTGTCAGTGACAGCACGGGATGATGTACCTTTCTTTGGCCCGGCACTCCCAAACCCTGCTGTCTTTAAAAAA AGCCCTGAATTTCATGAATTCCTTTTTATGAAGCTCATCAATGCAGAGTATGCCTGCTGCAAAGCCGAGAAATTTTCCAAATTAGAG gaacGAACGAGGTCGGCCTTGTTAGAGACCCTTTATGAGGAGCTCCATGTGAACAGTCAGGCCATGATGGGTGTCGGAGGAGACGACGACAAACTGGAAAATGGCAGTGCAGGAGGAGGGGGCTTCTTTGAGTCCTTCAAG CGGGTGATCCGCAGCAGGAGCCAGTCTATGGATGCCACGGGTCTTACTTTCAAGAAGCCGCACACATTCTCCACTAGCTTCAACAGCAGCTTTAACCACGAGCCCGCAGAGAGCCCCAAATACCCAGGGATA TCATTGCTTGTCCCAGGCAAAAGTCCCAGTAAATATGGACGTCGAGGCAGTGCCATAGGGATAGGAACAGTAGAAGAG TCTTTGATTGTCCCAGGGAAAAGCCCAACCAGGAAAAAGTCTGGTCCTTTCAGCTCCAGGCGAAGCAGTGCCATCGGTATTGAAAACATCCAAGAAGTCCATGAGAAGAG TCAAGAAAGCTCCCCAAATACCCAGAAGACCCCTGACAGCGGTCACGTCTCTCAAGACCCCAAATCTGACAACTCGTCCAATCAGAGCTCCCCCGAGGCTCTTACAACCACCAAGAACAG TTCTTATCTCGGTGGCAGGGCCCCATCCATCCCCGAGGGTCATGACCTCTCCCGCTCCTCCTCCAACGCTAGTAGCTTCGCCAGTGTGGTGGAGGAGAACGAGACAGAGGCCACAGAGGACTATGACACAGGCATG GAGAGTCTGTCGTCTGCCGGGACGCCACACAAGCGAGACTCCTTCACCTACAACACCTGGCTAGAGGACAACATCAGCAGCACCTGTACCAGCAGTCATGGTAGCACCCCAG GGCCTGGAAAACCTGAACGAGGGAAGGGGACGGATGTCCGTATCAAACTGGAACGACCACACGACCATCAGTCCTCATCA AACTGTTAA